The following coding sequences lie in one Trichoderma breve strain T069 chromosome 1, whole genome shotgun sequence genomic window:
- a CDS encoding short chain dehydrogenase domain-containing protein produces the protein MTEFLIKDEDLSSLKGKVVVLTGGSSGIGLATVNLLLSLGASVVSGDLNPPPASEPTETPDLLFVRTDVAKWDDLTALFKKAKEHHGRIDCVFANAGIGPRANYLALETDDQGGLKEPSHELLDIGLRGLINTASLAVHYIKDQPEGGSIVLMGSSTGLQPLRAVDYSTAKHGVLGFGRGLARLAEIAGLPIRINTLMPSWTTSNVLPDLEGLMRAISHVPQPALVVARAAVYLMADTSRQGDAIFVADGQYKEIDKAVLLPAYETIKGEGNPSDDAVLKRLLELPAQ, from the exons ATGACCGAATTTCTTATTAAGGACGAGGATTTAAGCAGCCTCAAGGGCAAAGTTGTTGTCCTTACAG GCGGCTCATCAGGTATAGGCCTCGCAACAGTCAACCTACTGCTGTCACTAGGAGCATCGGTGGTCAGCGGCGATCTCAATCCACCACCGGCCTCCGAGCCGACTGAAACGCCTGACTTGCTCTTTGTGCGGACCGATGTGGCTAAATGGGATGACCTGACCGCTCTGTTCAAGAAAGCGAAGGAACACCATGGCCGCATCGACTGCGTTTTCGCCAATGCCGGCATCGGTCCGCGCGCAAACTACTTGGCTCTTGAGACAGATGACCAGGGGGGACTGAAGGAGCCCTCGCATGAACTGTTGGACATCGGCTTGAGGGGTCTTATCAACACAGCTTCTCTTGCGGTTCACTATATAAAGGATCAACCTGAAGGTGGTAGCATTGTGCTCATGGGCTCTAGCACCGGGCTACAACCACTCCGAGCAGTCGACTATT CCACGGCCAAACATGGCGTCTTAGGGTTTGGCAGAGGTTTGGCACGGCTTGCGGAGATCGCAGGGCTTCCCATTCGCATCAATACTCTGATGCCATCATGGACAACGAGCAACGTCCTCCCAGACTTGGAGGGGCTCATGAGAGCGATTTCCCATGTGCCGCAGCCTGCTCTGGTAGTTGCGCGCGCTGCCGTTTATCTGATGGCAGATACATCCAGACAAGGAGACGCGATTTTTGTTGCTGATGGTCAGTACAAGGAAATCGACAAGGCTGTGCTTTTGCCCGCCTACGAAACGATtaaaggagaaggaaaccCTAGCGATGATGCAGTTCTAAAACGCCTTTTGGAATTACCTGCGCAGTAA